The Triticum aestivum cultivar Chinese Spring chromosome 6D, IWGSC CS RefSeq v2.1, whole genome shotgun sequence genomic sequence TCAAATTGGGGTCCACAAAAATTAAGGGTTAGATGCTTTAAATAATTTTTTCGCATACTGACCTCTTTTTAAGAGGATTTAAATCAACTGTCGCCCTTTTATTAGTAagtagatggatggatggattagACAAACTAGATGAAACTTAAAGATGCTGGCACTGCTAGAGCTCCAAACGCCAACCATTTCGGTACTCCAAAATCGATAAACTCCCACCAAAGCACATACAGCTTCACTGAGTAGAACCAGAATTAGCTCGTCCGCGCGAGTCAGGTACCTGAAACTTGTCGATGGGGAAGTCGTAGATCCCAGCGAGCTCATTGTAGTCGATGATATCGTCGCCGAACTCCCGCACCTCGGCGACGAGCTTGGCCACCTGCTGCGACTTGTACTGCTCCGACCGCTGCCTCCGCTCCGCGGTCTCCTGCCGCGAATCCTCCGCCGCCACATCCCCCGCTTCCTCGTCCTCGCCGCCGCTCTCCTCTTCCAGCTCCTCGTCGCCCTCCGCATCGTCGTCCTCGTCGTAGTCCGCGTCGCGGATGTCTAGCtcgtcgtcatcctcctcctcctcgtcggcctcctcgtcgtcgtcctcgtcggacaccggcgcggcggcgcgggagggggaGCGCGCGGAGGGGCGGTGGAGCGGGgcggcgtgggcgtgggcgtgggcgtgggctTGGGCTGGGCGGCAGGGCAGGAGGAGAGCGGGCGGTGGGGTCTGGGGTGGCGCGTGGCGGGGCGCGGtggggagcgggaggaggagcaggAAGTGGGGGGCGAGGCAGTGCATGGCGGGAGGGTGTGGTGAACGGGTGATTCGGCCGCAAGAGGCGGGGGAAGACGAGATAATGCTAGGATTTTAATCTTCGCTCTTCCGCATGGTCACCGGGAATGCGCCAACGGGCTTGGTTTACGCCATGCGAACGGGTTTACGGGTTTCTGGTGATGGAGGCCATGGGCGGGAGAAATTGTTGAGACGTTACTTGACCTTTGAAATTTTTGACAAATAATCGATTATCCACCCAAATAATCAATAACAAACTCCCTTCGGTGAAGAAGAGATCTTGTTGTTGATTATTTGGGTGGATAATTGCATGTCTTtactatttttattattttctggTGTTTGTCGTGTTGTcatgattgaagataaatagaCCGGAAGTTTTTTGCCAAAAACAAATTGCATGTCTTTACATAAAGTGTTTTTTCTCCTTGAGAAGAAACGAGGAATATGTTTTCGTCTATATTTATAGCTAGATTTTTCTTCATCCATGTTCACATTGTACGAGAAGGGTTGGGGCGCGCTTCTTTGCGCTGTTGGTGTTGTTGAATTCCATAACAAAAATGTTATTTGTTTTGGCGTGTGTGGGAGATGATGAGGTGTGTTTTCCTTTTATAATACAGTGTTTTAGTGGGCCCTTCCTAACAATGTGATATTGTATTATCTACTAATCAACTCACACATACATAGGTACGTTGTTGGCCGTGTGTACTATATTGATGCAACAATGCCGAATGTTGGTGATTTTTTATTGCGGGGCGCGTAAGAAACTCGGCatgacgtagggcttttacctggGGGAGTCTAAGGGTCatttcttttggcggcttaaaaaataagctgccTACTCCTCAGCTTTTCTCATAAGCCGTCTCTCTTATTCGTTGAGGCTTCTAAACTAGTGATGGGATAACTAATTTGAAAATCTTAATAAATTTAtgggacggcttattttttaagctggggagaggcagcttattttttaagccgccgaAAAAAACTGGCCCTAAATCTGGGCACAACATTGTGTCTCGCATAGTCTCAACCTCGTCAGAGTTCCATTAGAGGGATCCTTGTATCGCCTCCTTCCCATCATTTTTGACTAGGTATACCCCTATATGCATAATGGACACAAATTCGGGAGCAACAACAGGCGCAAACCGTGCACATTGATCTCGTCTAGGTGGCATCATAAACATCCCTCTTGATTTGACTTGGATTCCTCTCAAGGCGACAATTTTCATGAATTTCCCCGGGACAAAGCCTCAACAATGACCTCAGCATCCCCACCATGGTCGGTCCCATGCAATTGGGCCTATCCTCGGCATGATTTCTCCTCGTCAAGCATATTCAACCACCTCGACAACCATAAGGCCGGTGTGCTCCTAGAAGTCAAGGTAAGCATGTTCTGCTCGGCCCATATATTATTTAGTCCGGTCATCACGATGTGTTGATCAAGANNNNNNNNNNNNNNNNNNNNNNNNNNNNNNNNNNNNNNNNNNNNNNNNNNNNNNNNNNNNNNNNNNNNNNNNNNNNNNNNNNNNNNNNNNNNNNNNNNNNNNNNNNNNNNNNNNNNNNNNNNNNNNNNNNNNNNNNNNNNNNNNNNNNNNNNNNNNNNNNNNNNNNNNNNNNNNNNNNNNNNNNNNNNNNNNNNNNNNNNNNNNNNNNNNNNNNNNNNNNNNNNNNNNNNNNNNNNNNNNNNNNNNNNNNNNNNNNNNNNNNNNNNNNNNNNNNNNNNNNNNNNNNNNNNNNNNNNNNNNNNNNNNNCCTTCGAGAAAAGAGAAAATCAGCTTCTCCATCTCTGTCAGACGCACATCCGCCCAATTAGATATTGCTATTGAtaaaaatggttgtgtgcatcacaatgatgcagaggccgggggttttaTCTCCTTTAAAAAAAAAGACCTCTGCTATTAATTGGCTCAAACTAATCTGCCCATCCAACAAAAAAAACTATGTGTTCTTTTCCATGGCTAAAATAATTTGTGTTTCATCATATAGGACATCTCCAATGATTGTCAATTTTGTCACCTGTGTTTTTTTTATGATGTGACAGATGATATACGGGAAGAGGAGGTAATATGTATGTAAAACAAAACAATCTTTGCACAAGCTCTAAGCTAAAAAAAACTTAGATAAACCATATTAGAGTAgttatatatgatgatttgttgGTGGATGATAATGTCTCTTTTTACCAACACACTATAACTTACAAACTCTTTCCCATATCTCTGATGTCACGGTCACTGAAATGGTATAACAAAGTGCTGGCCGCCATGTACACCGACACAAGAAAATTGGAACCGATGAACTGAACGCATGGTGAAGCTGGTTTAATTATTGTAGACAAGAGTATTCGATATGGTTGCAGCAAAAGGATTGATAAGCGAACAAGGGAGCACTAGTGGGCGTCCTCCTCCTCGCAGTGCTTGGTGTACTTGGCCGAGTCCAGCAGGCCCTCCAGCTCCGCCGGGCTGCTCGGCTTCACCTTGATCATCCACCCCTCCTCGTACGGGCTCGAGTTGATCTGCCAACCACGGCGCAGTCGCAACAACACAGTCCATCTGTTAGTTAGGAGGATTTGTAATCGACGAGGCGAGGTGTTTGCTGTACGTACCAGGCCCGGGGTCTCGGACAGCTTCGAATTGACCTCGACGACCTCGCCGGAGATGGGCGAGTTGACGTCGCTGGTGGCCTTCACACTCTCCACGTTGCCGAAGGCCCCACCCTGGCTCACCTTCGTGCCGGTCTCCGGCAGCTCCACGAACACCACCTCCCCGAGATGGCCCTGCACCCGCCAATTGTTATTGACGCAGGATTGACATATGAAAAGCATGCATGTAGGGAGTGCCGTCGGTTCACCTGGGCGTGGTCACTGATGCCAATCGTGGCCACGGAGCCGTCGTTCTTGACCCACTCGTGGGAGGAAGTGTACTTCAAGCCATCAATAACTGCAAACTCACATCAAAACCATTCAAAAACTTTCTCTAAACAACGAGCTCCCTCGTCAATTTTCATTGAAGAAACTGCCTGTGTTTACAAACTTAAAATGCTCAGAGAGCAACGGAGAAAACCATTCATTCAAACATGACCATAGCTTGAGCAGAGCAACTATTCCCATTTCTGAAAACAGTATCCCTCCTATTCTAAATGAAGATTTTTTTTTCTCCTTTCCTTTTTGGGGTACATGCTAGCGGATATAACAACAAGGACCAGCCCAGAAGGACATAATATACAGGTAAAAGACCACAATGTATCGAGTGCAAGGAGTTGGAATGTACAAGAAGTCAAGAACATTGCACACTACACGTTTTAGTCTACCAAAAAGGAGAAGCATATTGCTGAAGCAAAGATGTACCGGTGGAGAAGTATCTGGAGATCGAGTAGGCCGGGGCAGCGGCCCTGGCGCCGCTGCTTGAAATCTTGAGGGCATTGGCAGCTGAGCTTGCCCACAGCCTCAGAGCCATTGTAGCCTAATTTAGCTGTTGCAACCTGAAGCAACAAAGTGAATGTGTGTTCTTTGCCCTCTCCTTGTAGGGGATGGTGGCTCGGTGGTAGTAGTGGAAAGAGGCTGTGGGAGGATAGGGAAAAGGAAATTGTTTGGCTCAGGAAGAGGGGTGTGCAGGGATAGGATTTCTATGGCTGATGGGTGCTCATAGCCTCATCCTTGCTTTAGAGCAGAGCCATTAAGGGCCCCCCTCAGCTTGGTCCAAATTCGATTGGTTAATGTTAAACAAATTTGAGATCTGAAAATCGTCCTATTCGTATGTACTAGGAGTGATTGGACTATAGATCGGTCTATTTCAATCTACCGTGTCCTCCGCGTGGGCATATTCTCATCAGTCAGCGGTGTCCTCACTGTACAACCCTCTAGTAGAGAGAATTTGTTTCTGCATTCCAGGAGTGCACGTAAATATATTTTTAATGTGCGAACGTTCTTCTTCAAAACATGAACATCTATTCGGATACATGAACATTTATCTTCATATACAAGAATTATTAAAATATATAAATAATTTCTGAAAAAAACACGAACATTTATTTTTTT encodes the following:
- the LOC123145544 gene encoding glycine cleavage system H protein, mitochondrial, with product MALRLWASSAANALKISSSGARAAAPAYSISRYFSTVIDGLKYTSSHEWVKNDGSVATIGISDHAQGHLGEVVFVELPETGTKVSQGGAFGNVESVKATSDVNSPISGEVVEVNSKLSETPGLINSSPYEEGWMIKVKPSSPAELEGLLDSAKYTKHCEEEDAH